The following are encoded together in the Coregonus clupeaformis isolate EN_2021a chromosome 24, ASM2061545v1, whole genome shotgun sequence genome:
- the LOC121537942 gene encoding melanocyte protein PMEL-like — MRTGTALAVLVLTLFSSATAKPKSRFTRYPSWNTKMYPVWKDEDPQYKYSWKGGKVKFIVGNDAPTLTGAKVTFTIELQFPHNQKIMPDGEVVWAENCTVNGTNYHQSEPVYPAQNMEWNGVFPDGTPFKKGGDKPPAYVFVWKIWGQYWQVSDGPSSSLTIGTDNVPLGSYIVDIVIYHYRSHEKFIPLGYASTQFSITDQIPFAVSMTQVNDINEADLSFVQNRAIAFTISLHDPSEYMSDADITYNWDFGDSSGALISRELTVTHTYIVAGGFKPKVVVQAFIPDKACATPAGVDPTGNAVTIGPADPAGTTVRAPAADASAAPVMVATQEATINVGPSAPAETDTEDMTDEGASTAQDTKIPSPVNPDTPTVPAAMATASSEEVEPAGQTATGQAPVVIVVKREAGDKRKDDDCVIYRYGSFCTGIDIVEGIESLKIVQVDNAVIKTDESEVERNVVDLTVTCQGSLPTEVCMGVSNADCFMPFHTMCNTVAPSSECKLVLRHFFNDSGIFCINVSMTNDVSLAITSAKVSVTVGSSLSSAGTVAIAMGVLIVALVSGTVAYTYKRFKAYLPLKEESEVGSASQSAESSPGWSYGPLLFWNLLSRQRGLVENSPLLDDRLV, encoded by the exons ATGAGGACagggacagctcttgcagtgttgGTGCTGACACTTTTTTCATCTGCTACAGCAA AGCCCAAAAGTCGCTTCACACGATATCCATCATGGAATACGAAAATGTATCCGGTCTGGAAAGATGAAGATCCTCAGTACAAATACTCTTGGAAAG GTGGCAAGGTGAAATTCATTGTGGGTAATGACGCACCAACCCTGACTGGAGCCAAGGTAACCTTTACCATCGAGCTGCAGTTCCCACACAACCAGAAGATCATGCCGGATGGAGAGGTGGTGTGGGCTGAGAACTGCACTGTCAATG GAACAAATTACCATCAGTCTGAGCCAGTGTATCCTGCACAAAACATggagtggaatggtgtctttccCGACGGAACACCCTTCAAGAAGGGCGGTGACAAGCCCCCTGCATATGTGTTTGTATGGAAGATATGGG GTCAGTACTGGCAGGTGTCTGATGGcccatcctcctccctcaccaTTGGGACAGACAATGTCCCTCTGGGTTCCTACATCGTGGACATTGTCATCTACCACTACCGTAGCCATGAGAAGTTCATCCCTCTGGGATACGCCTCAACACAGTTCTCCATCACTG ATCAAATCCCCTTCGCAGTCTCGATGACCCAAGTGAATGACATCAACGAGGCAGACCTGAGCTTCGTCCAGAACAGAGCCATAGCCTTCACCATCAGCCTCCACGACCCCAGCGAGTACATGAGTGACGCCGACATCACCTACAACTGGGACTTTGGTGACAGCAGCGGGGCTCTCATCTCCAGAGAGCTGACTGTCACCCACACCTATATAGTGGCTGGTGGCTTCAAGCCCAAGGTGGTCGTACAGGCCTTTATCCCTGATAAAGCATGTGCCACACCAGCTGGTGTCGACCCCACTGGTAATGCTGTCACCATCGGGCCCGCAGACCCGGCCGGCACAACAG TGAGAGCTCCTGCTGCTGATGCGTCAGCTGCTCCAGTGATGGTGGCCACACAGGAAGCTACAATAAATGTAGGCCCATCAGCTCCCGCTGAGACTGACACAGAGGACATGACTGATGAGGGAGCCTCCACCGCTCAGGACACAAAGATACCTTCTCCAGTTAACCCTGACACTCCAACTGTCCCTGCTGCCATGGCAACAGCTTCCTCTGAGGAAGTAGAGCCAGCAG GACAGACCGCTACAGGCCAAGCTCCCGTGGTGATAGTTGTTAAGCGTGAAGCCGGTGACAAACGCAAGgatgatgactgtgtgatctaTCGCTATGGGTCCTTCTGCACTGGCATTGACATTGTTG AGGGCATTGAGAGTTTGAAGATAGTGCAAGTGGACAATGCTGTGATCAAGACAGATGAATCTGAGGTTGAACGAAACGTGGTGGATCTAACTGTCACCTGCCAAGGGAG CCTTCCCACAGAGGTGTGTATGGGGGTGTCCAACGCGGACTGTTTTATGCCCTTCCACACCATGTGTAACACAGTGGCGCCCTCTTCTGAGTGCAAGCTGGTACTGCGTCACTTTTTCAATGACTCCGGCATCTTCTGTATCAACGTGTCCATGACCAACGATGTCAGTCTGGCAATCACCAGCGCCAAAGTTAGCGTGACTGTGG GTTCCAGTCTGTCCTCAGCGGGCACTGTAGCCATAGCAATGGGGGTCCTGATCGTTGCTCTGGTCTCAGGAACCGTGGCCTACACTTACAA ACGGTTCAAAGCCTACCTTCCTCTGAAGGAGGAGTCTGAGGTTGGCTCCGCCTCCCAGAGCGCTGAGAGCAGTCCTGGTTGGAGCTATGGGCCTCTACTGTTCTGGAACCTTCTGAGTCGACAACGGGGCCTTGTAGAGAACAGCCCACTGCTCGATGACAGGCTGGTGTGA
- the LOC121537943 gene encoding tubulin alpha chain: MRECISVHVGQAGVQIGNACWELYCLEHGIQPDGQMPSDKTIGGGDDSFNTFFSETGAGKHVPRAVFVDLEPTVIDEVRTGTYRQLFHPEQLITGKEDAANNYARGHYTIGKEIIDLVLDRIRKLADQCTGLQGFLVFHSFGGGTGSGFTSLLMERLSVDYGKKSKLEFSIYPAPQVSTAVVEPYNSILTTHTTLEHSDCAFMVDNEAIYDICRRNLDIERPTYTNLNRLISQIVSSITASLRFDGALNVDLTEFQTNLVPYPRIHFPLATYAPVISAEKAYHEQLSVSEITNACFEPANQMVKCDPRHGKYMACCLLFRGDVVPKDVNAAIATIKTKRSIQFVDWCPTGFKVGINYQPPTVVPGGDLAKVQRAVCMLSNTTAVAEAWARLDHKFDLMYAKRAFVHWYVGEGMEEGEFSEAREDMAALEKDYEEVGVDSIEGEGEEEGEEY; the protein is encoded by the exons ATG CGTGAGTGCATCTCCGTCCACGTAGGTCAGGCTGGAGTCCAGATTGGCAATGCCTGCTGGGAGCTCTACTGCCTGGAGCATGGGATCCAGCCAGATGGACAGATGCCCAGTGACAAGACCATCGGAGGAGGAGACGACTCCTTCAATACCTTTTTCAGTGAGACTGGGGCTGGAAAGCATGTCCCCAGGGCTGTGTTTGTGGACCTGGAGCCAACAGTCATTG ATGAGGTGCGCACTGGGACCTATCGCCAGTTATTCCATCCTGAACAGCTCATCACTGGCAAAGAAGATGCTGCCAACAACTACGCTCGTGGACACTATACTATTGGCAAAGAGATCATTGACCTGGTGCTGGACAGGATCCGCAAACTG GCTGACCAGTGCACAGGCCTTCAGGGCTTCCTGGTTTTCCATAGCTTTGGAGGTGGCACCGGCTCTGGTTTCACCTCCCTGCTCATGGAGCGCCTGTCGGTTGACTACGGCAAGAAGTCCAAGCTGGAGTTCTCCATCTACCCAGCTCCCCAGGTGTCCACAGCTGTGGTGGAGCCCTACAACTCCATCCTGACCACCCACACCACCCTAGAGCACTCTGACTGTGCCTTCATGGTGGATAATGAGGCTATCTATGACATCTGCCGTAGGAACCTCGACATTGAGCGTCCTACCTACACCAACCTCAACAGGCTCATTAGCCAGATCGTTTCCTCCATCACTGCTTCCCTTCGATTTGATGGTGCCCTCAATGTtgatctgacagagttccagaccaACTTGGTGCCCTATCCCCGTATCCATTTCCCTCTGGCCACCTATGCCCCAGTTATCTCTGCAGAGAAGGCTTACCATGAGCAGCTCTCTGTCTCTGAAATCACCAATGCCTGCTTTGAGCCGGCCAATCAGATGGTGAAATGTGACCCTCGCCACGGCAAGTACATGGCTTGCTGCCTTCTGTTCCGTGGTGATGTGGTGCCCAAAGATGTCAATGCTGCCATTGCCACCATCAAGACCAAACGTTCCATTCAGTTTGTTGACTGGTGTCCAACTGGTTTCAAGGTTGGCATCAACTACCAGCCCCCCACTGTAGTCCCTGGTGGAGACCTGGCTAAAGTCCAGAGGGCTGTGTGCATGCTGAGCAACACCACTGCTGTGGCAGAGGCCTGGGCTCGGCTTGACCACAAGTTTGACCTGATGTACGCCAAACGTGCCTTTGTGCACTGGTATGTGGGTGAGGgtatggaggagggagagttCTCTGAGGCCAGAGAGGACATGGCAGCCCTGGAGAAAGATTATGAAGAGGTAGGGGTTGACTCCAttgagggtgagggagaggaagagggagaagagtaTTGA
- the LOC123481053 gene encoding tubulin alpha-1B chain-like isoform X2, protein MAGVQIGNACWELYCLEHGIQPDGQMPSDKAIGRADDSFNTFFSETGAGKHVPRAVFVDLEPTVIDEVRTGTYRQLFHPEQLITGKEDAANNYARGHYTIGKEIIDLVLDRVRKLADQCTGLQGFLVFHSFGGGTGSGFTSLLMERLSVDYGKKSKLEFSIYPAPQVSTAVVEPYNSILTTHTTLEHSDCAFMVDNEAIYDICRRNLDIERPTYTNLNRLISQIVSSITASLRFDGALNVDLTEFQTNLVPYPRIHFPLATYAPVISAEKAYHEQLSVAEITNACFEPANQMVKCDPRHGKYMACCLLYRGDVVPKDVNAAIATIKTKRSIQFVDWCPTGFKVGINYQPPTVVPGGDLAKVQRAVCMLSNTTAIAEAWARLDHKFDLMYAKRAFVHWYVGEGMEEGEFSEAREDMAALEKDYEEVGVDTVEGDGQEEGEEY, encoded by the exons ATG GCTGGTGTCCAGATTGGCAATGCCTGCTGGGAGCTCTACTGTCTGGAGCATGGGATCCAGCCGGACGGACAGATGCCATCAGACAAAGCCATCGGAAGAGCTGACGACTCCTTCAACACCTTCTTCAGTGAGACTGGGGCTGGAAAGCATGTCCCCAGGGCTGTGTTTGTGGACCTGGAACCCACAGTCATTG ATGAGGTGCGCACTGGGACCTATCGCCAGTTATTCCATCCTGAACAGCTCATCACTGGCAAAGAGGATGCTGCCAACAACTATGCCCGTGGGCACTACACTATTGGCAAAGAGATCATTGATCTGGTGCTGGACAGGGTCCGCAAATTG GCTGACCAGTGCACAGGCCTTCAGGGCTTCCTGGTTTTCCACAGCTTTGGAGGTGGCACCGGCTCTGGTTTCACCTCCCTGCTCATGGAGCGCCTGTCTGTTGACTACGGCAAGAAGTCCAAGCTGGAGTTCTCCATCTACCCAGCTCCCCAAGTGTCCACAGCTGTGGTGGAGCCCTACAACTCCATCCTGACCACCCACACCACCCTAGAGCACTCTGACTGTGCCTTCATGGTGGATAATGAGGCTATCTATGACATCTGCCGTAGGAACCTCGACATTGAGCGTCCTACCTACACCAACCTCAACAGGCTCATTAGCCAGATCGTTTCCTCCATCACTGCTTCCCTTCGATTTGATGGTGCCCTCAATGTtgatctgacagagttccagaccaACTTGGTGCCCTATCCCCGTATCCATTTCCCTCTGGCCACCTATGCCCCAGTTATCTCTGCAGAGAAGGCTTACCATGAGCAGCTATCTGTGGCAGAAATCACCAATGCCTGCTTTGAGCCGGCTAATCAGATGGTGAAATGTGACCCTCGCCACGGCAAGTACATGGCTTGCTGCCTTCTGTACCGTGGTGATGTGGTGCCCAAAGATGTCAATGCGGCTATTGCGACAATCAAGACCAAACGTTCCATTCAGTTTGTTGACTGGTGTCCAACTGGTTTCAAGGTTGGCATCAACTACCAGCCCCCCACTGTAGTCCCTGGTGGAGACCTGGCCAAAGTCCAGAGGGCTGTTTGCATGCTGAGCAACACTACAGCTATTGCGGAGGCCTGGGCTCGGCTTGACCACAAGTTTGATCTGATGTATGCCAAACGTGCCTTTGTGCACTGGTATGTGGGTGAGGgtatggaggagggagagttCTCTGAGGCCAGAGAGGACATGGCAGCCCTGGAGAAGGATTATGAAGAAGTGGGGGTTGACACTGTCGAGGGTGatggacaggaggagggagaggaatacTGA
- the LOC123481053 gene encoding tubulin alpha-1B chain-like isoform X1, whose amino-acid sequence MRECISIHVGQAGVQIGNACWELYCLEHGIQPDGQMPSDKAIGRADDSFNTFFSETGAGKHVPRAVFVDLEPTVIDEVRTGTYRQLFHPEQLITGKEDAANNYARGHYTIGKEIIDLVLDRVRKLADQCTGLQGFLVFHSFGGGTGSGFTSLLMERLSVDYGKKSKLEFSIYPAPQVSTAVVEPYNSILTTHTTLEHSDCAFMVDNEAIYDICRRNLDIERPTYTNLNRLISQIVSSITASLRFDGALNVDLTEFQTNLVPYPRIHFPLATYAPVISAEKAYHEQLSVAEITNACFEPANQMVKCDPRHGKYMACCLLYRGDVVPKDVNAAIATIKTKRSIQFVDWCPTGFKVGINYQPPTVVPGGDLAKVQRAVCMLSNTTAIAEAWARLDHKFDLMYAKRAFVHWYVGEGMEEGEFSEAREDMAALEKDYEEVGVDTVEGDGQEEGEEY is encoded by the exons ATG CGCGAGTGCATCTCTATCCACGTGGGTCAGGCTGGTGTCCAGATTGGCAATGCCTGCTGGGAGCTCTACTGTCTGGAGCATGGGATCCAGCCGGACGGACAGATGCCATCAGACAAAGCCATCGGAAGAGCTGACGACTCCTTCAACACCTTCTTCAGTGAGACTGGGGCTGGAAAGCATGTCCCCAGGGCTGTGTTTGTGGACCTGGAACCCACAGTCATTG ATGAGGTGCGCACTGGGACCTATCGCCAGTTATTCCATCCTGAACAGCTCATCACTGGCAAAGAGGATGCTGCCAACAACTATGCCCGTGGGCACTACACTATTGGCAAAGAGATCATTGATCTGGTGCTGGACAGGGTCCGCAAATTG GCTGACCAGTGCACAGGCCTTCAGGGCTTCCTGGTTTTCCACAGCTTTGGAGGTGGCACCGGCTCTGGTTTCACCTCCCTGCTCATGGAGCGCCTGTCTGTTGACTACGGCAAGAAGTCCAAGCTGGAGTTCTCCATCTACCCAGCTCCCCAAGTGTCCACAGCTGTGGTGGAGCCCTACAACTCCATCCTGACCACCCACACCACCCTAGAGCACTCTGACTGTGCCTTCATGGTGGATAATGAGGCTATCTATGACATCTGCCGTAGGAACCTCGACATTGAGCGTCCTACCTACACCAACCTCAACAGGCTCATTAGCCAGATCGTTTCCTCCATCACTGCTTCCCTTCGATTTGATGGTGCCCTCAATGTtgatctgacagagttccagaccaACTTGGTGCCCTATCCCCGTATCCATTTCCCTCTGGCCACCTATGCCCCAGTTATCTCTGCAGAGAAGGCTTACCATGAGCAGCTATCTGTGGCAGAAATCACCAATGCCTGCTTTGAGCCGGCTAATCAGATGGTGAAATGTGACCCTCGCCACGGCAAGTACATGGCTTGCTGCCTTCTGTACCGTGGTGATGTGGTGCCCAAAGATGTCAATGCGGCTATTGCGACAATCAAGACCAAACGTTCCATTCAGTTTGTTGACTGGTGTCCAACTGGTTTCAAGGTTGGCATCAACTACCAGCCCCCCACTGTAGTCCCTGGTGGAGACCTGGCCAAAGTCCAGAGGGCTGTTTGCATGCTGAGCAACACTACAGCTATTGCGGAGGCCTGGGCTCGGCTTGACCACAAGTTTGATCTGATGTATGCCAAACGTGCCTTTGTGCACTGGTATGTGGGTGAGGgtatggaggagggagagttCTCTGAGGCCAGAGAGGACATGGCAGCCCTGGAGAAGGATTATGAAGAAGTGGGGGTTGACACTGTCGAGGGTGatggacaggaggagggagaggaatacTGA